One genomic window of Cupriavidus malaysiensis includes the following:
- a CDS encoding response regulator transcription factor, with amino-acid sequence MRVLLVEDDPMIGATLAAALKDASYATDWVQDGLAALTTLDCQHYDLVLLDLGLPGKDGLEVLASLRARDNPVPLLIITARDGLDDRLRGLDSGADDYVLKPFELAELLARMRAVLRRKGGSAAPVLGNGVVSLDPATKAASVSGGAPVQLSNREFSLLRALLVRPGAILSRSELEDRIYGWGEEVESNAVEFLIHALRRKLGSDVIKNVRGVGWMVSRIVSEDA; translated from the coding sequence ATGCGGGTATTGCTGGTCGAAGACGACCCCATGATCGGCGCGACGCTGGCCGCGGCGCTGAAGGATGCCTCCTACGCAACCGACTGGGTGCAGGACGGACTGGCCGCCCTGACCACGCTGGATTGCCAGCACTACGACCTGGTCCTGCTCGACCTGGGCCTGCCCGGCAAGGACGGCCTGGAGGTACTGGCCAGCCTGCGCGCGCGCGATAACCCGGTGCCCTTGCTGATCATCACGGCCCGCGATGGCCTGGATGACCGCCTGCGCGGCCTGGACAGCGGCGCGGACGACTACGTGCTCAAGCCGTTCGAACTGGCGGAACTGCTGGCCCGCATGCGCGCCGTGCTGCGGCGCAAGGGCGGCAGCGCCGCGCCGGTTCTCGGCAATGGGGTGGTGTCGCTCGATCCGGCGACGAAGGCAGCGAGCGTCAGCGGCGGCGCGCCGGTACAGCTGTCCAATCGCGAGTTCTCCTTGCTGCGGGCGCTGCTGGTCCGGCCGGGGGCCATCCTCTCGCGCAGCGAGCTGGAGGACCGCATCTACGGCTGGGGCGAAGAAGTCGAGAGCAATGCCGTCGAATTCCTGATCCATGCGCTGCGGCGCAAGCTGGGCAGCGACGTCATCAAGAACGTCAGGGGCGTGGGATGGATGGTCTCAAGAATAGTCTCGGAAGACGCCTGA
- a CDS encoding ATP-binding protein, with the protein MDGLKNSLGRRLNESVQLKLSFTLSLAILALAIVAGAFSFLSALGEAHELQDDVLRQVAHLVDRQHLLPAEPGAATEFKQGDEDARVIVQGLGDGATSRLSVDEGGALPLPATLPDGLHTLEVGGETFRVLVKTTRAGERIAVAQESGFRNEIARDGALRTVMPFLILVPILLLIVADLVRKMFRPIAALSREIDQRAEQDLHPIEDRHLPAEVRPFAVAINRLLARVGQAMESQRRFVADAAHELRSPLTALSLQAERLADAEMSAAARDRLAVLRQGIERGRNLLDQLLTLARAQAVAASPTSPVSVQHVFRRVLEDLLPLAEAKHIDIGVEGTQDARVWVSELDLTAVVKNLVDNAIRYTPAGGRADLSVSVAQGHAVLRIQDSGPGIPAQERDRVFDPFYRTLGNGQLGSGLGLSIVRTIADRIGAEIRLDFADEAKQAGLCVTLRIPLAGPLPPA; encoded by the coding sequence ATGGATGGTCTCAAGAATAGTCTCGGAAGACGCCTGAACGAGTCGGTACAGCTCAAGCTGTCCTTCACGCTGTCGCTGGCCATACTCGCGCTGGCCATCGTCGCCGGCGCCTTCTCGTTCCTGTCGGCCCTGGGCGAAGCCCATGAACTGCAGGACGATGTCCTGCGCCAGGTAGCGCACCTGGTGGATCGGCAGCACCTGCTGCCGGCGGAGCCGGGGGCCGCCACCGAATTCAAGCAGGGCGATGAAGACGCACGGGTGATCGTGCAGGGCCTCGGCGATGGCGCCACTTCCCGGCTGAGCGTGGACGAAGGAGGAGCGCTGCCGCTCCCCGCAACCCTGCCCGATGGCCTGCACACGCTTGAGGTCGGCGGCGAGACGTTCCGTGTACTGGTCAAGACCACGCGTGCCGGCGAGCGTATCGCGGTCGCGCAGGAATCGGGCTTCCGCAATGAAATCGCCCGCGATGGCGCGCTGCGCACCGTGATGCCCTTCCTCATCCTGGTGCCGATCCTGCTGCTGATCGTCGCCGACCTGGTGCGCAAGATGTTCCGCCCCATCGCGGCGCTCTCCCGGGAGATCGACCAGCGCGCCGAACAGGACCTGCACCCGATCGAAGACCGGCATCTGCCTGCCGAGGTACGGCCCTTCGCCGTGGCCATCAACCGCTTGCTCGCCCGCGTCGGCCAGGCCATGGAGTCCCAGCGCCGCTTCGTCGCGGATGCGGCCCACGAGTTGCGCTCGCCGCTGACCGCCCTGTCGCTGCAGGCGGAGCGGCTCGCAGACGCGGAAATGTCAGCGGCGGCACGGGACAGGCTGGCGGTGCTGCGGCAGGGCATCGAGCGCGGCAGGAACCTGCTGGACCAGTTGCTGACCTTGGCCAGGGCCCAGGCCGTGGCGGCATCGCCGACATCCCCCGTGTCCGTCCAGCACGTCTTCCGCCGTGTGCTGGAAGACCTGCTGCCGCTGGCCGAGGCCAAGCACATCGACATCGGCGTCGAGGGAACGCAGGACGCGCGGGTATGGGTGAGCGAGCTGGACCTGACCGCCGTGGTGAAGAACCTGGTCGACAATGCCATCCGCTATACGCCGGCGGGCGGACGCGCCGATCTCTCGGTAAGCGTGGCGCAGGGGCATGCCGTGCTGCGCATCCAGGACAGCGGGCCGGGCATCCCGGCGCAAGAGCGGGACCGGGTGTTCGACCCGTTCTACCGGACGCTGGGCAACGGGCAGCTCGGCTCGGGCCTGGGGCTGTCCATCGTCCGGACGATCGCCGATCGCATCGGCGCGGAGATCCGCCTCGACTTTGCCGACGAGGCGAAGCAGGCGGGCTTGTGCGTCACGCTGCGGATTCCGCTGGCGGGGCCGCTGCCGCCGGCCTGA
- a CDS encoding MFS transporter: MPSTPEPQATARPADRPLNARERRGMAAIMIAVALATLDTAIANTALPSIAADLHATPAASVWVINAYQLAMVATLLPFAALGGILGHRRIYLGGVVLFLLSSLVCALSWSLPTLAAARVLQGIGASAIMSVNTALISALYPMHRLGRGVGLNALVVGMSFALGPTVASVILSVGNWPWLFAVNLPIGLLALSIAWSSLPQTARSGHGFDRVAAGLNVITFAALIFALGEGSQHAPLHWTLAALAVFLVAFALLLRRERGHPAPMLPVDLFRRPLFALSTVTAICSFAAQGLAFVSLPFYFQTVLGRSQVETGFLMTPWSLVVALMAPLAGRLSDRYPPGLLGGIGLAVLAVGMASLAMLPVSPSAFDIGIRMAICGAGFGFFQSPNLKALMSSAPRERSGGASGVIATARLLGQATGAALVAASFGIAGRHGPTLALGLGAAFSALASVASALRLAVPAGGMATPGADAPGPAPGR; the protein is encoded by the coding sequence ATGCCCAGCACTCCCGAACCCCAGGCCACGGCGCGCCCGGCCGACCGTCCCCTCAATGCGCGCGAGCGCCGCGGCATGGCCGCCATCATGATCGCGGTGGCCCTGGCCACGCTCGACACCGCCATCGCCAACACCGCGCTGCCTTCGATCGCCGCCGACCTGCATGCCACGCCGGCCGCCTCGGTATGGGTCATCAACGCTTACCAGCTCGCCATGGTGGCGACCCTGCTGCCCTTCGCCGCGCTCGGCGGCATCCTCGGCCACCGGCGCATCTACCTGGGCGGGGTGGTGCTGTTCCTGCTGTCCTCGCTGGTATGCGCGCTGTCGTGGTCGCTGCCCACGCTGGCCGCCGCGCGCGTGCTGCAGGGCATCGGCGCGAGCGCCATCATGAGCGTCAACACGGCGCTGATCAGCGCTCTCTACCCGATGCACCGGCTCGGCCGCGGAGTCGGGCTGAACGCGCTGGTGGTGGGCATGTCCTTCGCGCTGGGACCGACCGTGGCCTCGGTGATCCTGTCGGTCGGCAACTGGCCCTGGCTGTTCGCCGTGAACCTGCCGATCGGCCTGCTGGCGCTGTCGATCGCCTGGTCCTCGCTGCCACAGACGGCACGCAGCGGGCACGGCTTCGACCGGGTCGCCGCCGGGCTCAACGTGATCACCTTCGCCGCGCTGATCTTCGCCCTGGGCGAGGGCTCGCAGCATGCGCCGCTGCACTGGACGCTGGCGGCGCTGGCGGTATTCCTGGTGGCGTTCGCGCTGCTGCTGCGCCGCGAGCGCGGCCACCCGGCGCCGATGCTGCCGGTGGACCTGTTCCGGCGGCCGCTGTTCGCATTGTCCACGGTGACGGCGATCTGCTCCTTCGCCGCCCAGGGCCTGGCCTTCGTCTCGCTGCCGTTCTATTTCCAGACCGTGCTCGGCCGCAGCCAGGTGGAGACCGGCTTCCTGATGACGCCGTGGTCGCTGGTGGTGGCGCTGATGGCACCGCTGGCCGGCCGCCTGTCCGACCGCTACCCGCCCGGCCTGCTGGGCGGCATCGGCCTGGCGGTGCTGGCCGTGGGCATGGCCTCGCTGGCCATGCTGCCGGTGTCGCCCTCGGCGTTCGACATCGGCATCCGCATGGCGATCTGCGGCGCGGGCTTCGGCTTCTTCCAGTCGCCTAACCTGAAGGCCCTGATGTCGAGCGCGCCGCGCGAGCGCAGCGGCGGCGCCAGCGGCGTGATCGCCACCGCGCGCCTGCTCGGCCAGGCCACCGGCGCGGCGCTGGTGGCGGCCAGCTTCGGCATCGCCGGGCGCCACGGCCCGACCCTGGCGCTGGGCCTGGGCGCGGCCTTCTCCGCGCTGGCCAGCGTGGCCAGCGCGCTGCGCCTGGCGGTGCCCGCAGGCGGCATGGCGACGCCGGGGGCCGACGCGCCGGGCCCGGCGCCAGGGCGCTAG
- a CDS encoding SDR family NAD(P)-dependent oxidoreductase translates to MKPPILADRPVALVTGSTSGIGAAVARRLSRDGFAVVLHSRRSAEAGRALAAELGHAVYVQADLADDAERTRLVGEAQAAWGRLDVLVNNAGISGVIPHADLGAATAAVWQAMHEVNVVAPFRLVAEAEGALRAAAARGRPGCVVNISSHAGIRPKGASIPYAASKAALNHTTRLLALALAPEIRVNAVAPGLVDTPLTADWTQAHALWRERAPMRRGASPEDIAEIVAMLVSSSYLTGEIVLADGGLNLA, encoded by the coding sequence ATGAAACCGCCCATCCTTGCTGACCGTCCGGTGGCCCTCGTCACCGGCTCCACCTCCGGCATCGGCGCCGCCGTCGCGCGCCGGCTGTCGCGCGACGGCTTTGCCGTGGTGCTTCATTCGCGCCGTTCCGCCGAGGCGGGCAGGGCGCTGGCCGCCGAACTCGGCCACGCGGTCTACGTCCAGGCAGACCTGGCCGACGACGCCGAGCGGACGCGCCTGGTAGGCGAGGCGCAGGCGGCATGGGGACGGCTGGACGTCCTGGTCAACAACGCCGGCATCAGCGGCGTGATTCCCCACGCCGACCTGGGCGCGGCCACCGCTGCGGTCTGGCAGGCCATGCACGAGGTCAATGTGGTGGCGCCATTCCGGCTGGTGGCCGAGGCGGAGGGGGCGCTGCGCGCGGCCGCCGCGCGGGGCCGGCCGGGCTGCGTGGTCAACATCAGCTCCCACGCCGGGATACGGCCCAAGGGGGCTTCCATCCCCTATGCGGCGAGCAAGGCCGCACTCAACCATACGACCCGGCTGCTGGCCCTGGCGCTGGCGCCCGAGATCCGCGTCAACGCGGTGGCGCCCGGCCTGGTCGATACTCCGCTGACGGCCGACTGGACGCAGGCGCACGCGCTCTGGCGCGAGCGCGCGCCGATGCGGCGCGGGGCCAGCCCGGAGGACATTGCCGAGATCGTGGCCATGCTGGTGTCATCGTCCTACCTGACCGGTGAGATCGTGCTGGCCGACGGCGGCCTCAACCTGGCTTGA
- a CDS encoding Spy/CpxP family protein refolding chaperone yields MHPTARTLRSAATPALLALALMAGPALAQSSASAPMSTPAAAGKRTPALQHEAAVEQRIKQLHDQMQITAQQAPQWDAFAQAMRDNGKRAGEAYQEHAQKLSTMNADEAMKSYASLAQMHADHMQKLSAAFSPLYATLSDTQKATADRLFRHEHERHHGGDMHHGMRHGMRPGASSPAAAGG; encoded by the coding sequence ATGCACCCTACCGCTCGCACCCTCCGTTCCGCCGCCACGCCGGCCTTGCTGGCCCTGGCCCTGATGGCCGGCCCGGCGCTCGCCCAGAGCAGCGCCAGCGCTCCGATGTCGACGCCCGCCGCGGCGGGCAAGCGCACGCCGGCCCTGCAGCACGAGGCGGCCGTCGAACAGCGCATCAAGCAGTTGCACGACCAGATGCAGATCACCGCCCAGCAGGCGCCGCAGTGGGACGCCTTCGCGCAGGCCATGCGCGACAACGGCAAGCGCGCCGGCGAGGCCTACCAGGAACACGCGCAGAAGCTGTCGACGATGAACGCCGACGAAGCCATGAAGTCCTACGCTTCGCTGGCACAGATGCACGCCGACCATATGCAGAAACTGAGTGCGGCCTTCAGCCCGCTCTATGCCACGCTGTCGGACACGCAGAAGGCGACCGCCGACCGGCTGTTCCGCCATGAGCATGAGCGCCACCATGGCGGCGACATGCACCACGGCATGCGCCACGGCATGCGGCCGGGCGCATCGTCACCGGCGGCAGCCGGCGGTTGA
- a CDS encoding riboflavin synthase: MFTGIIQGVAKIAAIQDREGLRTFALEFPPGFCQDLAIGASVSVDGVCLTVTELLSPTAASFDVMQQSLNITTLGGYAQAGEVNVERAAKDGAEIGGHPLSGHVDFATTLLSVRHSDNNRVLRIGIPPAFRKYVFAKGYIAVNGASLTVAEVNRAEGWFEVWLIPETRRATVFEQKQPGDALNVEIERATQVVVDTVRETVQETLGKLQPVLEAILKEKGLTLDDLIEPNELPQ, from the coding sequence ATGTTCACCGGCATCATCCAGGGCGTGGCGAAGATCGCCGCCATCCAGGACCGCGAGGGCCTGCGCACCTTCGCACTCGAATTCCCGCCCGGCTTCTGCCAGGACCTGGCGATCGGCGCCAGCGTCTCGGTCGACGGTGTCTGCCTGACCGTGACCGAGCTGCTGTCGCCGACCGCGGCCTCCTTCGACGTGATGCAGCAGAGCCTGAATATCACCACGCTGGGTGGTTATGCCCAGGCCGGCGAGGTCAATGTCGAGCGCGCGGCCAAGGACGGCGCAGAGATCGGCGGCCATCCCTTGTCCGGGCACGTCGATTTCGCCACTACCCTGCTGAGCGTGCGCCACTCGGACAACAACCGCGTGCTGCGCATCGGTATCCCGCCGGCGTTCCGCAAGTACGTCTTCGCCAAGGGTTATATCGCCGTCAACGGCGCCAGCCTGACCGTGGCGGAGGTCAACCGCGCCGAAGGCTGGTTCGAAGTGTGGCTGATTCCCGAGACGCGCCGCGCCACGGTGTTCGAGCAGAAGCAGCCCGGCGACGCGCTCAATGTCGAGATCGAACGCGCTACCCAGGTGGTGGTCGACACCGTGCGCGAAACGGTGCAGGAAACCCTGGGCAAGCTGCAGCCCGTGCTGGAAGCCATCCTGAAGGAAAAGGGCCTGACGCTCGACGACCTGATCGAGCCGAACGAGCTGCCGCAGTAG
- a CDS encoding 6,7-dimethyl-8-ribityllumazine synthase produces MNQLTPSYQLVHEGRSSSSPGSGGAGGRIALICAQWHAGIVHSARDAFLAEAVRLGVARDAIDVIDVPGAFEIPLHARKLAASGRYDAVVACALVVDGGIYRHEFVADAVISGLMRVQLDTEVPVLSAVLTPKSFHDHEEHRRYFTEHFVVKGKEAANACVQTIASLGRLAAA; encoded by the coding sequence ATGAATCAGCTGACCCCCTCGTATCAACTCGTTCACGAAGGCCGTTCTTCCTCGTCGCCGGGCTCCGGCGGAGCGGGCGGCCGCATTGCCCTCATCTGTGCCCAATGGCACGCCGGCATCGTCCATAGCGCGCGCGACGCCTTCCTGGCCGAAGCGGTCCGGCTCGGCGTGGCGCGCGATGCCATCGATGTCATCGACGTGCCGGGCGCCTTCGAGATCCCGCTGCATGCGCGCAAGCTGGCCGCCAGCGGCCGCTACGATGCCGTGGTGGCGTGCGCGCTGGTGGTCGACGGCGGCATCTACCGCCACGAGTTCGTCGCCGACGCGGTGATCTCGGGCCTGATGCGCGTGCAGCTCGACACCGAGGTGCCGGTGCTCTCCGCCGTGCTGACGCCGAAGAGCTTCCACGATCACGAAGAGCACCGCCGCTATTTCACCGAGCACTTCGTCGTCAAGGGCAAGGAAGCGGCCAACGCCTGCGTGCAGACCATCGCCAGCCTCGGCCGCCTGGCCGCGGCATGA
- a CDS encoding Bug family tripartite tricarboxylate transporter substrate binding protein, with translation MTTHARRTVLAGLLGTALMLAGAAPVLAQAWPARPVTLVVPFAAGGTTDIIGRIVGQKLGEALRQPVVIDNRPGAGGTLGASVVARAQPDGYTFLLATVAHTMAPGIYKKLPYEFTRDLDPVGLVALTPNVLLVNPAIPAKTVPELIAYIRQHPGKVNYGSAGIGSTEHLSGELFRAMTGTDLSHVPYKGGAPMMTDLIAGQIQMAIETSPSAAPHVRSGAVKALAVTTARRSSAYPGVPTLDESGVKGFEVTTWYALVAPHGTPAEIEQRVGAELAKVLKQPEVQKRFEEQGVTAGNMNAQQLAAFIRTETAKWGKVAKESGASAE, from the coding sequence ATGACGACCCACGCACGCAGAACCGTGCTCGCCGGCCTGCTGGGCACGGCGCTGATGCTCGCCGGCGCCGCGCCGGTGCTGGCCCAGGCCTGGCCCGCGCGGCCTGTCACGCTGGTGGTGCCCTTCGCCGCGGGCGGCACCACCGACATCATCGGCCGCATCGTCGGGCAGAAACTGGGCGAGGCCCTGCGCCAGCCGGTGGTGATCGACAACCGGCCCGGCGCCGGCGGCACGCTGGGCGCGAGCGTGGTGGCGCGCGCCCAGCCCGACGGCTACACCTTCCTGCTCGCCACCGTGGCGCACACCATGGCGCCGGGAATCTACAAGAAGCTGCCCTACGAGTTCACGCGCGACCTCGACCCGGTCGGCCTGGTGGCGCTGACCCCCAATGTGCTGCTGGTCAATCCCGCGATCCCGGCCAAGACGGTGCCGGAGCTGATTGCCTACATCCGGCAGCATCCGGGCAAGGTCAACTACGGCTCGGCCGGCATCGGCAGCACCGAGCACCTGTCGGGCGAGCTGTTCCGCGCCATGACGGGCACCGATCTCTCGCACGTGCCTTACAAGGGCGGTGCGCCGATGATGACCGACCTGATCGCCGGCCAGATCCAGATGGCGATCGAGACCAGCCCGTCGGCGGCGCCGCACGTGCGCAGCGGCGCGGTGAAAGCGCTGGCCGTCACCACCGCCAGGCGCTCCTCCGCGTATCCGGGGGTGCCCACGCTCGACGAGAGCGGCGTCAAAGGCTTCGAGGTGACCACCTGGTACGCGCTGGTGGCGCCGCACGGCACGCCGGCGGAGATCGAGCAGCGCGTCGGCGCGGAGCTGGCCAAGGTGCTGAAGCAGCCCGAGGTGCAGAAGCGCTTCGAGGAGCAGGGCGTGACGGCCGGCAATATGAACGCGCAGCAGTTGGCCGCCTTCATCCGCACCGAGACGGCCAAATGGGGCAAGGTGGCGAAGGAATCGGGCGCGTCGGCCGAGTGA
- the tcuB gene encoding tricarballylate utilization 4Fe-4S protein TcuB, whose protein sequence is MKQPETLSAPATLSALTREAQALAQAPAEASAPRRVIRVLPLTENEEEVARQMQICNACRYCEGFCAVFPAMTRRLEFGKADIHYLANLCHNCGACYHACQYAPPHDFGVNVPQAMARVRGQTYADYAWPPALGALYKRNGLTVALALAAGLALFLLLALARHGTLWHAPLAGDFYAIFPHNLMAAMFGAVFAFALLALAFGVTRFWRSVSPGRAGAPALAEAAHDAFTLTYLDGGHGEGCNEEDDRFTLARRRFHHCTFYGFLLCFAATAVATLYHYAFGWHAPYAYLSAPVLLGTIGGVALSIGSAGLLWLNLRRDPARGDAAQRPMDRGFIALLLLTALSGLALLAGRDSGAMAALLAVHLGVVMALFATLPYGKFAHGIYRSAALLKSAIEKRQPDTLKLGSD, encoded by the coding sequence ATGAAGCAGCCTGAGACCCTGTCCGCGCCGGCCACGCTGTCGGCCCTCACGCGCGAGGCGCAGGCCCTGGCGCAGGCGCCGGCCGAGGCATCCGCGCCGCGGCGCGTGATCCGCGTGCTGCCGCTGACGGAGAATGAAGAAGAGGTCGCGCGCCAGATGCAGATCTGCAATGCCTGCCGCTATTGCGAGGGCTTCTGCGCGGTGTTCCCGGCCATGACGCGCCGCCTGGAGTTCGGCAAGGCCGATATCCACTACCTGGCCAACCTGTGCCACAACTGCGGCGCCTGCTACCACGCCTGCCAGTACGCGCCGCCCCACGATTTCGGCGTCAACGTGCCGCAGGCGATGGCGCGCGTGCGCGGCCAGACCTATGCCGACTATGCCTGGCCGCCGGCGCTGGGCGCGCTGTACAAGCGCAACGGGCTCACCGTGGCGCTGGCGCTGGCCGCCGGCCTGGCGCTGTTCCTGCTGCTGGCGCTGGCGCGCCACGGCACGCTGTGGCACGCGCCGCTGGCGGGCGACTTCTACGCGATCTTCCCGCACAACCTGATGGCGGCGATGTTCGGCGCGGTCTTCGCCTTCGCGCTGCTGGCGCTGGCGTTCGGCGTGACGCGTTTCTGGCGCAGCGTTTCGCCCGGCCGCGCCGGCGCGCCGGCGCTGGCCGAGGCCGCGCACGACGCGTTCACGCTGACCTACCTGGATGGCGGGCACGGCGAGGGCTGCAACGAGGAGGATGACCGCTTCACGCTGGCGCGGCGCCGCTTCCACCACTGCACCTTCTACGGCTTCCTGCTGTGCTTCGCCGCCACCGCGGTGGCGACGCTCTACCACTACGCCTTCGGCTGGCACGCCCCCTACGCCTATCTCAGCGCGCCGGTGCTGCTCGGCACCATCGGCGGCGTCGCGCTCTCGATCGGCAGCGCCGGCCTGCTGTGGCTGAACCTGCGCCGCGACCCGGCACGCGGCGACGCGGCCCAGCGACCGATGGACCGCGGCTTCATCGCCCTGCTGCTGCTGACGGCGCTCAGCGGCCTGGCCCTGCTGGCCGGGCGCGACAGCGGCGCCATGGCCGCGCTGCTGGCGGTGCACCTGGGCGTGGTGATGGCGCTGTTCGCCACGCTGCCCTACGGCAAGTTCGCGCACGGCATCTACCGCAGCGCGGCGCTGCTGAAGTCGGCCATCGAGAAGCGCCAGCCGGACACGCTGAAGCTGGGCTCGGACTGA